The segment AGAGACTCCTACCTGGGTAAGAGGCGGCTGTGGGAGGGGAAGGGCGGATTGAGCTGCCTGAAGGCAGGAGAAGCCTTGGTGCTGAGGTCTGGGACCCCTCAGGTTACTCCACCGCAGTGGCCTTTTGGAAGGGGGTTCACAGCCTGATCCTGGGGGCCCCGCGTCACCAGCACACGGGGAAGGTTGTCATCTTTACCCAGGAAGCCAGGCATTGGAGGCCCAAGTCTGAAGTCAGAGGGACACAGGTTGGTATGGAAGGAGCCAGAGCGTGAGAGTGGGCAGCGTggccagggtgggggaggggatgacaGGGCTTTGGTGCCTATGAGGAGGTCGCGGTGCTGGGAGAGAGGCGGGACCTGGCCGAGAGGGGGCATCTTTAGATGACTTCAGGCTCGGCCCCCCAGATCGGCTCCTACTTCGGGGCCTCTCTCTGTTCTGTGGACGTGGATAGAGATGGCAGCACTGACCTGGTCCTGATCGGAGCCCCCCATTACTATGAGCAGACCCGAGGGGGGCAGGTCTCAGTGTGCCCCGTGCCCGGTGTGGTAAGTGGCCAAGGGTCCTGGCtgatgggtgtgggtgtgggtgtggtctGCCCAGGTTGGGCCTGACactgcctttgctctgcagagGGGCAGGTGGCAGTGTGAGGCCACCCTCCACGGGGAGCAGGGCCATCCTTGGGGCCGCTTTGGGGTGGCTCTGACAGTGCTGGGGGACGTAAACGGGGACAATCTGGCAGACGTGGCTATTGGTGCCCCTGGAGAGGAGGAGAGCAGAGGTGCTGTCTACATATTTCATGGAGCCTCGAGACTGGAGATCATGCCCTCACCCAGCCAGGTGAGGCATCGTTGTCAGCATGCTCTAGCTCCTTCTCTCTCGCCATGTCTCGGGTTGGCTAAATTCAGCCTCTGGACTCTGGCAAGAGTGTGgttgcttttctctgtttccctgaACAAAGCATCCTTGCATGGGCGCAACCTCCACTCTGTCATGGACAGCCTTCTGGGTCAGAGACTCAGTTTGGGCGTCAAAGTCTTGAGTCAGGTGCCCAGCAATAGCAGCCTTCATTTGCTGTGTGTTCTTTGTCTAAACGACTGCCCTACATTCTGCGACCTTTAGCGTTTTTTTGcccttctgttttttttgttattgttgttttgtttttgttttgttttgttttgttttcctgtgaaaCTGGGAAAGCCAACTCCTTCCTGTAAAGATAATGCAGTGACTGAGCTGAGCCCTCCATGTACCAGATAGTTCCTGGACGACCCAAGCGATGAACAAGTAAATCTGTGTCAATCCTGCTGCTACCCTTCTACACCACTACTGGTTACACCCTCAGGACAAGCTGGACCTGTGAGAGGGTGCCCTTCTCTCTTTCTGGGTGTCTCCCaggaccccaccaccaccacggcTCGCTTTAACTCCAGactcttcttttattttcccaaTCCCTGCATACCATCACttagttttccttttccttcttgatcAGCGGGTCACTGGCTCCCAGCTCTCCCTGAGACTGCAGTATTTTGGGCAGTCATTGAGTGGGGGTCAGGACCTTACACAGGATGGCCTGGTGGACCTGGCCGTGGGAGCCCAGGGGCACGTACTGCTGCTCAGGTGAGAAGTCGCCACCCTTACCCTCTGTGTCCGGTGTGCTGGTCCTTTCTCAGCACCCTGTCTTGACTATCATGTATACCTCCAGGAGTCTGCCTCTGCTGAAAGTGGAGCTCTCCATAAGATTCGCCCCCATGGAGGTGGCAAAGGCTGTGTACCAGTGCTGGGAAAGGACTCCCACTGTCCTCGAAGCTGGAGAGGCCACTGTCTGTCTCACTGTCCACAAAGGCTCACCTGACCTGTTAGGTGAGTGTTTCCCTAAAACTGGGTCCAGCATCACCCTGTTAGAAGTCTCTAAGGCTATGTTCAGGACAGAGCAAGCCCAGGAGCACAAATCTCTCAACCCTTTCTCTCTTGCCTGAATTAGGCCTGAGGTCTTTTCTTCGCCTTCTTCATGAATCCTGTTCTCTGGACTCCTGTCTTGCAGGAAGACCTGCAGCCtgtttcccctcctccctgcctcagcctctgtccCTTAAGCTACCATCTCTCTGGTTAGGTCCACCAAGGCAGAGACTGTCTCAGTGGTCCTTACACCtattcttaagatttatttatttatttatttatttatttatttatttatttatttatttatttttaatgtatgtgagtacactgtctctgtcttcagacaccagaagagggcaccagatttctttacagatggttgtgagccaccatgtggttgctgggaattgaactcagatcctctggaagagcagtcagtgctcttaaccactgagccatctcgccagccccctTACACCTATTTTTATAACGTCTTCCCCACTGTCCAATGAGAAACTAGACTTGATCTCAAAATGTGAAACTAGGCTTCTCACCCCAATCCCTTAAACTGCTTTGTCTTAAGTTATAGAAACCCAAATTCTTTCCTGGAGTTCGTCCCAGCTTTGATCCCTCCTTGAATCTTCTACTCAGTCTACTCTCTTCCTCCATGCGCTTTTGTGAATGTGCCAGCATAACCTTCCCCGAGAGTCTTAGGCATACCAAACTTTGGGGACATTCTTTTTCCCACACTTCATTCATGGACCATGGGATTAGCTCCTTTATTACACCGAGATTCATGAGCGAAGAGATAATCAgcctgtctatctgtccatctgtctatcaactttctatcatctatctatctatctatctatctatctatctatctatctatctatctttctatcatctatctatttatcatctatgtatctatcatctatctttctatcatctatctatttatcatctatgtatctatctatcatctatctatctttctatcatctatttatcatctatgtatctatcatctatctatctttctatcatctatctatttatcatctatgtatctatcaatgtatctatgtatctatctatgtatctatctatgtatctatctatcatctatctatcatctatttatcatctatgtatctatcatctatctatttatctatctatctttcatctatctatcatcatctcCATGTGTTTTTCCAAAACGATGCAGTCATAGAAAGTTTTGCTCAGCAAGTATAAACAGATAAATGTAAACAGGATGCTGTGGTTCTAGttgttttttgcatttttcctttatttcaggTAATGTCCAAGGCTCTGTCAGGTATGATCTGGCGTTAGATCCGGGCCGCCTGATTTCTCGTGCCATTTTTGATGAGACTAAGAACTGCACTTTGACGGGAAGGAAGACTCTGGGGCTTGGTGATCACTGCGAAACAGTGAAGCTGCTTTTGCCGGTGAGGATTTGGGTTTGGGGTCAAGGACTGCTGGGGGAGGAACCAAGACTAACTTGTTGGGAAGCTCCATGGGAAGAGTGAGGATAGTgaagccagaggaagcagagCTGGGAAGACAGCCTGGTTCCTCAGCCTGGATGTGGTGCTGTCTGGAGGCAGAGCAGGGGGATTCCACAATGAAGGGGAAGACCGATTGTGGTTCTTCAAGTTCCTTCTTTCTCAGGACTGTGTGGAAGATGCAGTGAGCCCTATCATCCTGCGCCTCAACTTTTCCCTGGTGAGAGACTCTGCTTCACCCAGGAACCTGCATCCTGTGCTGGCTGTGGGCTCACAAGACCACATAACTGCTTCTGTGAGTAGTTTCCAATGGAGTCCCAGGGACAGGATGGCTACATTGTATCTCCACATGCTTTAATAACCCATAATAGGTCCTCATGGTCCACTGCTGGCAACAAATCCAAAATGGCCCCTCAGCTTCTCAGGCCCCGTGCAGCTTGTACCCTTACACCCACCCAGCTAGTCCCATGTGTCCCGACATAAACACATTCTCCACACCGCCTCTTCTCTCTCATACTTACCTTGGAGCTTTGGCCTGCTATaattctccttctttccttctccctgttAAGTGCCAACCTCAGCTCCTGGTCACACTTGGTGTCCCACTTTTTCTCCTGCCCCTGAGTCTGCTATGACGATCTCATTTCAAAGCGATGTCACTAGGGACTGACACGACGATCTGCATCTGTGTTGGTGACTGTCGTGGAGCCCCACATTTCTTGAGCATCACAGCCATATCTAAGTCACCTGAAGTTTTCACTTCTCCAAACTTCCACCCAGTGGAAAACTCCTGTCTATTACTGTCATTTAGAAATGTCTGCTGAGTAGCCACTGTGAGCCATATTGGACTTGATCCAACCAAACCTTGCTGTGGTGACGTCAAGATCTTGTGTAGTCAATCCTTCACATTCTAGCCTTCAGTCTATGCCCACTCCTTGCTAGTGTCTATGAGGAGCATGGGAGGAGAGACATGCTAATAGTCCGCCATGCGGTGCTCAGAGACTCATCTAGACTTAGATGGAAAAAGAGCAAACCATTTTGTTTCAGCTGCCGTTTGAGAAGAACTGTAAGCAAGAACTCCTGTGTGAGGGGGACCTGGGCATCAGCTTTAACTTCTCAGGGTGAGTATGGTCTCCATCCATGTGATGAAGTGCTTGCGAGCCCCGGCTTCCTAAGAAAATGAATTGTATTGGAATACTATCAGTGCATGGTTCAAGAGTTACCGCCATCTTGCCTCTGCCCCTGATCCAATTTCCAACTTGCCTTCAGGCTTGACCTTTTCTCCTCAGCCTGCAGGTCTTGGTGGTGGGAGGCTCCCCAGAGCTCACTGTGACAGTCACTGTGTGGAATGAGGGTGAGGACAGCTATGGAACTTTAGTCAAGTTCTACTACCCAGCAGGGCTATCTTACCGACGGGTAACAGGGACTCAGGTAAGCCGGTCCCTTGGACTCTGCTAGACGGTTAGGGCCTTTTCTGTTCCTGATACCAAAATACCTTAGGCTGAATAAgttataaagaattatttttgaaaagaaatattaagaGCTAATCATTTCGGCTTATGATTCTGCAAGGGCAAACCTAAGAGATGATCTGGCGGTGGTCTCCAGGCAGAGTCTCAAAGCAGTTCAAGGAAGGATATGGCAAAGacgtgtgtgttttctttcctcttctatcATGGGGTCCCACATTAATGATCTTGTCCAATTTTAATCACTTCCCAGTCTGGTTAAGGGGATATCTCAGCAGTCTCAGTCTGGGGCTGGTGTCTGTGGGGGAGCTGCTGGTCTCTAGGCTGtgttggaatcccaaagaagatGGGTTTAGTACTAAGCACAGCAACAGGATAGACGAACTGCTAGCTCGTGCTGTGAGGTAATCCCACCAGAGAGCACACTGACACTCTTGATGCTGAATAGAAAGTCTGTACTGTTGACTGGTGGCTGCGCAGGGAACTTCCCAAAACCATGCAGCACCGAGGGTTACTGGTTTTTGTTCTTCTGTGAACAAAACCCACATCCTGGCTAATACACTCTGTTTAGCAAGAACAGTTAGCAAAGAAGCAAACTACAGGAGGAGACCTTTCTGGATCCTGACACTATGGACTAGGTCTTTGATGAATTAGTCCTTTCTTCTGGTTTTGGCAGGTGTTGGGGCCTATGTGCTGGGTTTTAAGGTCAGAATGTTGACTCTAACATGATGTCAGTTGTGCTAGGGTCTCGGGGCCTTACACTGGAGTGAGGGCAAGCAGACAAAGAGCGAAGTTTCCTTCTTCGATGTCCTTTTTCTGTCAACTGCCACTAGAGGTGTGTCCCAGATTCAGGGTGAGACTTCCTACCTCAATCATATTAAGAAAATCCCATCACAGATGTGTCCACCAATTTGGGATTTAATTGATTCCAGATGTAATCacgttgacaaccaagattagcacCCATCACAGAAGGTGAGGTCTGCTCATGGTAGGGGGGGCACAGTAGCTACAGCATGGCCTCTGTGGTGCAAGGGAGCCAGTTATGCCTCAGCAGCAAAGAAGAAGCAGAACTCAAGCAGGATGCTATATGCCTCAAGACTCTTTCAGAATAACCTGTATCATCCAGCTAGGTTGTAAGTCCCCAGCGTTCTACAGTCCCCCAAAACACAGCACCATCACTGAGGACAAAGTATACACACAGATGCCATCCAAACCCTCATGCAACAGCAGAACAGTTTCATTCTACTGTTGTACAAGACCTCTGTATGGCTACACCCAGACTTCAACCCTTCTACAACTGAGAGTTGCTTTTCTGATTTGAGCCATGACTGTTCTTGAACTAGTATCCTGGTGTACGACGCATGGTGTTTTGGAAGGTTTCTGTCACACATGGATTCTATAACTTTAACATTTTCAGAAGTTTTTTTTAACCTATTTACACTGAGCAGCACGTGACAGTGCCTGTGCCTGTCTGCCTATCAGACCTTTTAACTGTCGGTGTGATCTTGGTATTTCCTTGCAGCCGTTGTTTGGAATATTCTAGAGAGGTTGTGCAGCTTCACATATATTTTATGGTCCTCTGGGTCTTTTCTTTGGGGATCTATctacctacatttttttttctgttctttcctgtatttaaaaaaatcagccaGCCCTGTAgcacgtgcctttaattccagtacttatgaggcagagacgggcagatctctgtgagtccgaagtcagtctagtctacagaatgagttccaggccaatcagagctacataatgagatcctgccTATTAAAAATGACAAATAAAACCCCACCTCTGGGTGTAGTGACAATCGCCTTGGGTGAActcttgggtggcagaggcaaaaggatccctgtgagtttgaggctagcctggtctacatcgtgAGTTCTAGGCCATTCCAGACTACCTAGGGAGACCCAGTCTCAGACACTGATTTGCCAGGGGCCTTGACATAATGTAATGGTCCCAGTCTAGTGATGTGCTAACGACAGTGTTTCAGTCTCTGCATTGTGTCTTCACACTATAAAGGATGCCTTAATCCACCTAGAATTGAGTTTATcaagcttttccttccttcttagtATCTTTGTATATGAATCTTGTTTGAGAAATATTGTCATATTCCAACGCCCCAGTGTGTGTCTTCCCACATGCCCATAGACCTCAGGCCTCTGCTCTTTGCCCCTCCCCAAGTCCATACTTTCTCCCAGACCTGTAATCCAAGGGCCACTGCCTCCCCTCCTACAGCCACACTGTCTCCTTGTTCCTGCCAACTCCAGAAAGATCTGACCTGGATCAGGAACTCAGTGACAACAAGGTGCCAcggtctcaggctgaccttgaacttctgaagtTGAgggttacaggcctgtgccatcacGCCCATTTATGAGGTTCTAGGAATCAACAGTGAAACGATGATATAACATCCCCAGCCCACAAAcggtggttaagggcacttgacACCAAAAttgatgacctgagctcaatccaTAAGACttctgagtcacacacacacacacacacacacacacacacacacacacacacgtgggatATACGTGtaaaaaagattatttaaatttaaaacaaatgtttCCTAGGGAAGGGATGTAGTTTCGTGGTAGAGAATGCCCCTGACATGTATGAGTGAGGTTATAACAAACTATATTCCCTTTAAAAATCTTTAGAATTTTACTTTTGTacagataaatcttttaaagtactagagtttattttaatgaataaaataaggTAGGGATCcaatttcacttttctttctgtacttttatttttcaatatggaGTGGTTTTTCTTGGTATCATTTATTGAGAAATCtgtcaccccccctcccccaactgctCTGCAGTGCCACTGCTGTCATATGCCAgtcctatacatacatatatggtaACCGGCAACCGTGCTGGTTTGAATGAACAATCCCGACCCCCCATAGTCTTAGAGTTTTAATACTTGGTCCTCTGTTGGTGGAACTGTGTGGGAGTTTAGGGGGCGCCAGCTTTGCTGGATGCCATGCACCACTGCTGGGTCGGGGTCAAGGGCAAAAGCTTTCGGCTGCTTGAAGCTGTGGTTGCAGTTTACACTGTGGTTTAGGGTGTAAGTCCTCGCTGTGTGCTCAGGCTGCCATGCCTGCTATTTTCTGTCGCACCTCCCCGCCATGGTGGACTTGTTTctctctggaactgtaaaccCAAGTAAAGTCTTCTATATTTAAGTTGCCCTGGCCATAGTTTCTCTTTTAGCATAGCAACAGGAGAACAACTAACGCAGTAACTCGAGTCCATCTCCTCTCCTATAAGCAACCTCATCAGTACCCACTACGCTTGGCCTGTGAGGCTGAGCCCGCTGCCCAGGAGGACCTGAGGAGCAGCAGCTGTAGCATTAATCACCCCATCTTCCGAGAAGGTGCAAAGGTCGGTGCTATCAGtcccgccccacccccatcctcagcACTGGCCTCCCTTGCTTCCCCACGAGCCTCTCCATTCCcacgttttcttttcttttccttcagacCACCTTCATGATCACATTCGATGTCTCCTACAAGGCCTTCCTAGGAGACAGGTTGCTTCTGAGGGCCAAAGCCAGCAGGTGAGCCCAGGAGAGCTATGGTATGCCCTTCCTACCCCAGTTTTATGTCCCAGCTGGGTATCCGTTTCCTGATCCCTTCACAGTTGTCTTCCACTCTTTCTCTCCAGTGAGAATAATAAGCCTGATACCAACAAGACTGCCTTCCAGCTGGAGCTCCCAGTGAAGTACACCGTCTATACCCTGATCAGTAGGTAGGAATCCTTAACTCTTGCCTTGCTCCTTCAACCTTCCTCCAAGCCTCTTTGTGAAGTAGGCTTCTGAATCAGCCTGCTTCATGATGGTGACTGGGGCAGGATCCTTGTAAAGAAGAGGTTTCTTTAGCTCACAGTCTGGAGGGTGACAGTCTAAGCAGCACAGTGCCAGATTTGACGAGAGTCCCCTGGGCCACAGAAGGCAGAAGGCGTGCCAATGACAGAACAGTGAGCTAGAAGACGATCACACAGCTAAGATAGGGAGGCAAAGCAAAGGAGGAGGTGCCAGTTGGGCAACTTGTCCCTAGGTTTTCCCCTCATGAAGGTCTCACCCCTTCCCAACATTGTACCAAGGGCCAAGCTCCCAGCACACGAACCCTCAGAGAACACACTCAAACTGTCCAGCCTGGAGCAGCCTCTAAGCTCCCTCCTGCAGAAATTCTTGAGTGGGTTtccagccatctctctctctctctctctctctctctctctctctctctccctccctccctctctctctctctctctctctctctctctctctcacacacacacacacacatatacatatacctatgcctatacaccacacacatatacctatacctatacacacacacatatacatatacctatacctatacacacacatatatatatatccatatatatatgtatatatatatatatatatatccattgtttaattcctcttctctctccagtACTTACTCCTCCCTTCTCACAAAACTTTCCTCGGTGCTAGACGCTGAGTGAAACTATGAGATTGAGGGCGAGACTTTTCTGGGCATTGCATTCTGGGAGCTTGACCTAACAGGATAGGTCTGTCACCACACAGAAGCCAGGCAAGGTCAGAGGAGGGTAGAGCTGGTAGGAGAGTCACGTGCAAAGCTGCTGCTATGGGATTTGAAGGTGAACGCAGGGGCAGGGTAAGCTAGAAGCACGCAAGTGACTTTCCAGAGTGGACTGTTACTCCATGGAGTGAGAACTGTTGGGAGGGCTGAGAGAGTCAGTCCCATGAGTGGGGTTCGCTCAGTGGTTGCTGAGTGCACAGAAGAACTGGAGGGGTCAGGACCAAATGTGTCATTTTCAGTGACATGACCCATGGATgacatttatgaattttctcttttctccctagGAAAACACAGCTTACAGTTAAATATACTAGGGATATTTCAAGCATTTTTTTGTTATAGTGGGGTTTTGAAAgagttgtttattattatta is part of the Rattus norvegicus strain BN/NHsdMcwi chromosome 1, GRCr8, whole genome shotgun sequence genome and harbors:
- the Itgad gene encoding integrin alpha-D isoform X1; translation: MDIAFLIDGSGSINQRDFAQMKDFVKALMGEFASTSTLFSLMQYSNILKTHFTFTEFKNILDPQSLVDPIVQLQGLTYTATGIRTVVEELFHSKNGSRKSAKKILLVITDGQKYRDPLEYSDVIPAADKAGIIRYAIGVGDAFQEPTALKELNTIGSAPPQDHVFKVGNFAALRSIQRQLQEKIFAIEGTQSRSSSSFQHEMSQEGFSSALTSDGPVLGAVGSFSWSGGAFLYPPNTRPTFINMSQENVDMRDSYLGYSTAVAFWKGVHSLILGAPRHQHTGKVVIFTQEARHWRPKSEVRGTQIGSYFGASLCSVDVDRDGSTDLVLIGAPHYYEQTRGGQVSVCPVPGVRGRWQCEATLHGEQGHPWGRFGVALTVLGDVNGDNLADVAIGAPGEEESRGAVYIFHGASRLEIMPSPSQRVTGSQLSLRLQYFGQSLSGGQDLTQDGLVDLAVGAQGHVLLLRSLPLLKVELSIRFAPMEVAKAVYQCWERTPTVLEAGEATVCLTVHKGSPDLLGNVQGSVRYDLALDPGRLISRAIFDETKNCTLTGRKTLGLGDHCETVKLLLPDCVEDAVSPIILRLNFSLVRDSASPRNLHPVLAVGSQDHITASLPFEKNCKQELLCEGDLGISFNFSGLQVLVVGGSPELTVTVTVWNEGEDSYGTLVKFYYPAGLSYRRVTGTQQPHQYPLRLACEAEPAAQEDLRSSSCSINHPIFREGAKTTFMITFDVSYKAFLGDRLLLRAKASSENNKPDTNKTAFQLELPVKYTVYTLISRQEDSTNHVNFSSSHGGRRQEAAHRYRVNNLSPLKLAVRVNFWVPVLLNGVAVWDVTLSSPAQGVSCVSQMKPPQNPDFLTQIQRRSVLDCSIADCLHFRCDIPSLGIQDELDFILRGNLSFGWVSQTLQEKVLLVSEAEITFDTSVYSQLPGQEAFLRAQVETTLEEYVVYEPIFLVAGSSVGGLLLLALITVVLYKLGFFKRQYKEMLDGKAADPVTAGQADFGCETPPYLVS